In the genome of Carnobacterium pleistocenium FTR1, one region contains:
- the atpA gene encoding F0F1 ATP synthase subunit alpha, whose translation MGVKAEEISSLIKKQIASYKSELVIDEVGTVSYVGDGIARAYGLENAMAGELLEFSNGIFGMAQNLEVNDVGIIILGEFTGIREGDIVKRTGQIMQVPVGEAMIGRVVNPLGQPIDGLGEILTTKTRPIEAEAPGVMDRHSVNEPLQTGIKAIDALVPIGRGQRELVIGDRKTGKTSLAIDTILNQKGQDTICIYVAIGQKESTVRNQVEVLKKYGAMDYTIVMTASASQPAPLLYIAPYAGSAIGEEFMYDGKHVLIIFDDLTKQASAYRELSLLLRRPPGREAYPGDVFYLHSRLLERAAKLSDKLGGGSMTAIPFVETQAGDISAYIPTNVISITDGQIFLESDLFYSGIRPAIAAGLSVSRVGGAAQIKAMKKVSGTLRLDLASFRELEAFTQFGSDLDAATQAKLNRGHRTVEILKQGLHQTISVEKQVIILYALTHGFIDSVPVSELSRFEDELYDFLDNQHAEILAEIVETKDLPKTEKLDAVINEFITNFFTNYIDSSTDTNSIQTN comes from the coding sequence ATGGGCGTAAAAGCAGAAGAAATTAGTTCACTAATAAAAAAACAAATCGCAAGTTACAAAAGTGAATTAGTAATAGATGAAGTAGGTACAGTTAGTTACGTAGGTGATGGAATTGCTCGTGCTTATGGATTAGAAAATGCAATGGCAGGAGAACTATTAGAATTCTCGAATGGAATTTTTGGCATGGCACAAAATTTAGAAGTAAACGATGTTGGGATTATTATTCTAGGAGAGTTTACTGGTATTCGTGAAGGCGATATTGTTAAACGTACTGGTCAAATTATGCAAGTGCCGGTTGGTGAAGCAATGATTGGGCGGGTAGTAAACCCTTTAGGACAACCAATTGATGGTCTAGGAGAAATTCTTACCACTAAAACACGTCCAATAGAAGCTGAAGCTCCAGGTGTTATGGACCGTCATTCAGTCAATGAACCTTTACAAACCGGAATCAAAGCAATCGATGCATTAGTACCCATCGGTCGTGGACAACGGGAATTAGTTATTGGGGACCGTAAAACTGGGAAAACTAGCTTAGCTATTGATACGATTTTAAATCAAAAAGGTCAAGATACGATTTGTATCTATGTAGCAATTGGACAAAAAGAATCAACGGTACGTAATCAGGTAGAAGTATTGAAAAAATATGGTGCAATGGATTATACGATCGTTATGACGGCAAGTGCTTCTCAACCAGCTCCATTGCTATATATTGCGCCTTATGCTGGATCTGCTATTGGAGAAGAATTCATGTACGACGGCAAACATGTGTTAATCATTTTTGATGATCTAACTAAACAAGCATCAGCTTACCGTGAACTGTCACTCCTATTGCGTCGTCCACCAGGTCGTGAAGCTTATCCTGGAGATGTTTTTTACTTGCATTCACGTCTATTAGAACGTGCTGCAAAATTAAGCGATAAACTTGGTGGTGGTTCAATGACCGCTATTCCGTTTGTTGAGACGCAAGCAGGAGATATCTCTGCTTATATTCCTACAAATGTTATCTCTATTACAGATGGACAAATTTTCTTGGAAAGCGATCTGTTCTATTCAGGCATTCGACCAGCTATTGCAGCAGGATTATCCGTTTCTCGTGTTGGAGGAGCAGCTCAAATCAAAGCAATGAAAAAAGTTTCCGGAACATTGCGTTTAGATTTAGCTAGTTTCCGTGAATTAGAAGCCTTTACTCAATTTGGATCAGATTTAGATGCAGCTACGCAAGCAAAATTAAATCGTGGACATCGAACAGTAGAAATCTTAAAACAAGGATTACACCAAACGATAAGCGTCGAGAAACAAGTCATTATTTTATATGCTCTAACGCACGGTTTCATAGATTCAGTACCGGTCAGTGAATTGAGTCGATTTGAAGATGAATTGTATGATTTCTTAGATAATCAACACGCTGAAATTTTAGCTGAAATTGTTGAAACTAAAGATTTGC
- the atpH gene encoding ATP synthase F1 subunit delta: protein MKLNRNMNSRQLADAFYQDSKEKGLVDVSFDNIMDVRQVLEEIPNLGAILVDHRLDKFKRDHLLADLIKQFPTNTQSFFHMLYDYNQISNIRDIVNEFEKIYDYKNRTVVAKVTTAIELTDGQKEHLINVMKVKLDAKKVLLHTIVDKHVLGGVIIEAESQVYDGSIRSNFEALEKQLIR, encoded by the coding sequence TGAATTCTCGCCAGCTTGCTGATGCCTTTTACCAAGATTCAAAAGAAAAAGGATTGGTTGATGTTTCATTCGACAATATAATGGATGTTCGTCAAGTACTAGAAGAGATCCCTAATTTGGGTGCGATTTTAGTAGACCATCGATTGGATAAGTTTAAACGAGACCATCTTCTTGCAGACTTAATTAAACAGTTTCCAACAAATACGCAAAGTTTCTTCCATATGCTTTATGACTATAATCAAATTAGTAATATCAGAGATATTGTAAATGAATTTGAAAAAATATACGATTATAAAAATAGAACAGTCGTAGCTAAAGTTACTACAGCAATTGAACTTACGGATGGACAAAAAGAACATTTAATAAACGTAATGAAAGTAAAATTAGATGCAAAAAAAGTATTGCTGCATACTATTGTGGATAAACATGTTTTAGGCGGAGTCATCATAGAAGCTGAAAGTCAAGTTTATGATGGAAGCATTCGTTCTAACTTTGAAGCATTAGAAAAGCAATTGATTCGATAA